In one Mycobacterium heckeshornense genomic region, the following are encoded:
- the pheT gene encoding phenylalanine--tRNA ligase subunit beta: MRVPYSWLREVVAAGAPGWDVPADELEQTLLRIGHEVEEVIRLGPVTGPLRVGRVVAIEELTGFKKPIRACLVDVGESQPHEIICGATNFIVDDLVVVALPGTSLPGGLTITARKAYGRNSDGMICSAAELGLGADHSGILVLPAGTAEPGTDGAEVLGFDDVVFHLAITPDRGYCMSVRGLAREIACAYDLDFVDPADVAPLPVEGPAWPLTVQPETGVRRFALRPVVGMDPAAVSPWWMQRRLLLSGIRAISPAVDVTNYVMLELGHPMHAHDRDRVTGGFAVRFARPGETVTTLDDVERRLEPADVLIVDDVAAAAIGGVMGSRSTETHQGSTGVLLEAAVWDPAAVSRTQRRLHLPSEAARRYERAVDPAISVAALDRCAALLAEIAGGTVSPTLTDWRGDPPRDDWSLPPIRMGAELPDRIAGVAFPPGTTVRRLTQIGAAVTVDGDMLTVTPPSWRPDLVQPADLVEEVLRLEGFDVIPSVLPAAPAGRGLTGEQKRRRAIGKSLALSGYVEVLPTPFLPAGVFDRWGLSADDPRRITTQVLNPLEAARPHLATTLLPGLLEALARNVSRGMVDVALFAIAQVVQPTEQTRAVGLIPVDRRPTDEEIAMLDASLPRQPQHVAVVLAGMREPRGPWGPGRRVEAADAFEAVRVIARACSVDVCLRAAQHLPWHPGRCAEVLVGEIVVGHAGQLHPAVIERCELPAGTCAAELNLDAIPLVEALPAPRVSPFPAVFQDVSLVVDADVAAQAVEDAVREGAGELLEDIRLFDVYTGPQIGDDRKSLTFALRFRAPDRTLTEDDASAARDAAVRCAAERVGAVLRA; this comes from the coding sequence ATGCGGGTTCCCTATAGCTGGCTCCGCGAAGTCGTCGCGGCCGGGGCGCCCGGATGGGACGTGCCGGCCGACGAGCTCGAGCAGACGCTGCTGCGCATCGGCCACGAGGTCGAGGAGGTGATCAGGCTCGGTCCGGTCACCGGCCCGTTGCGCGTCGGGCGGGTAGTCGCGATCGAGGAGCTCACCGGCTTCAAGAAGCCGATTCGTGCCTGTCTTGTCGATGTCGGGGAATCGCAGCCGCACGAAATCATTTGTGGTGCAACTAATTTCATTGTTGACGATCTTGTCGTGGTGGCGTTGCCCGGCACCTCGTTGCCCGGTGGACTCACCATCACCGCCCGTAAGGCCTATGGGCGAAACTCTGACGGCATGATCTGCTCGGCCGCCGAATTAGGTTTGGGCGCAGACCATTCCGGCATCCTGGTACTGCCGGCGGGCACCGCCGAACCCGGGACCGACGGTGCCGAGGTGCTGGGTTTCGACGACGTGGTGTTCCACCTGGCCATCACCCCCGATCGCGGCTACTGCATGTCGGTGCGAGGTCTGGCCCGTGAGATCGCCTGCGCCTACGACCTCGACTTCGTCGACCCCGCCGACGTGGCGCCGCTACCGGTGGAGGGCCCGGCGTGGCCGCTGACCGTCCAGCCCGAGACCGGGGTGCGCCGCTTCGCGCTGCGACCGGTCGTCGGGATGGACCCGGCCGCGGTGTCGCCGTGGTGGATGCAGCGCCGGCTGCTGCTATCGGGCATCCGGGCGATCTCGCCGGCGGTCGATGTCACCAACTACGTCATGCTGGAATTGGGCCACCCGATGCATGCGCACGACCGCGACCGCGTTACCGGTGGCTTCGCGGTGCGGTTTGCGCGGCCCGGCGAAACGGTGACCACCCTCGACGACGTCGAACGCCGGCTCGAGCCCGCCGACGTGCTCATCGTCGACGACGTCGCCGCGGCGGCGATTGGCGGGGTGATGGGCTCGCGCAGCACCGAGACACACCAGGGCTCCACCGGAGTGCTGCTGGAGGCCGCGGTGTGGGATCCGGCCGCGGTGTCGCGCACCCAGCGGCGGCTGCATCTGCCCAGCGAGGCCGCCCGCCGCTACGAGCGCGCCGTCGACCCGGCGATCTCGGTGGCCGCCCTGGACCGCTGCGCCGCGCTGCTGGCCGAGATCGCCGGTGGCACGGTCTCGCCGACGCTGACTGACTGGCGGGGTGATCCGCCGCGCGACGACTGGTCGCTTCCGCCGATCCGCATGGGCGCCGAACTGCCCGACCGCATCGCCGGTGTCGCATTTCCGCCGGGCACGACCGTGCGCCGGCTCACCCAGATCGGCGCCGCGGTGACCGTCGACGGCGACATGCTCACCGTGACGCCGCCGAGCTGGCGGCCCGATCTGGTGCAGCCCGCAGATTTGGTCGAGGAAGTGCTGCGGCTGGAAGGCTTCGACGTGATCCCCTCGGTGCTGCCGGCGGCGCCGGCTGGGCGCGGTCTTACCGGCGAGCAGAAGCGGCGCCGCGCGATCGGCAAGTCGCTAGCGCTGTCGGGCTATGTCGAAGTCCTGCCGACGCCGTTTTTGCCGGCGGGGGTGTTCGACCGGTGGGGCCTGTCGGCCGACGACCCCAGGCGTATCACCACGCAGGTGCTCAACCCGCTGGAGGCCGCCCGCCCGCACCTGGCTACCACGCTGCTGCCCGGGCTATTAGAGGCGTTGGCGCGCAACGTCTCCCGCGGCATGGTCGACGTCGCGCTGTTCGCGATCGCGCAGGTGGTGCAGCCTACCGAACAGACCCGCGCCGTCGGGCTTATCCCGGTGGATCGCCGTCCCACCGATGAGGAGATCGCGATGCTGGACGCCTCGCTGCCCCGCCAGCCCCAGCACGTCGCGGTGGTGCTGGCCGGCATGCGGGAACCGCGCGGCCCGTGGGGACCCGGCCGACGGGTCGAAGCCGCCGACGCGTTCGAAGCGGTTCGGGTCATCGCCCGCGCCTGCAGCGTCGATGTCTGCCTGCGGGCCGCACAGCATCTCCCGTGGCATCCCGGCCGGTGCGCCGAGGTGCTGGTCGGCGAGATCGTCGTCGGGCACGCCGGGCAACTGCATCCCGCGGTGATCGAGCGCTGCGAGCTGCCGGCGGGCACCTGCGCGGCCGAGCTGAACCTGGACGCCATCCCGCTGGTCGAGGCGCTGCCGGCGCCACGGGTGTCGCCGTTCCCCGCGGTGTTCCAGGACGTCAGCTTGGTGGTCGACGCCGACGTGGCCGCGCAGGCGGTGGAAGACGCGGTGCGCGAGGGCGCGGGCGAGTTGCTGGAGGATATCCGGTTGTTCGACGTCTACACGGGTCCGCAGATCGGCGACGACCGCAAGTCGCTGACGTTTGCGCTTCGGTTCCGGGCACCGGATCGTACGTTGACCGAAGATGACGCCAGCGCTGCGCGCGACGCGGCGGTGCGCTGCGCCGCCGAGCGGGTGGGTGCCGTGCTGCGGGCCTGA
- the pheS gene encoding phenylalanine--tRNA ligase subunit alpha produces MGDQPVDPSIVSPEALTKAVNAARQAFALAGDLDALARAKTEHLGDRSPLALARQALASLPKAERADAGRRVNAARADAQHSYDERLATLRAERDAAALVAERIDVTLPSTRQPPGARHPITLLGEHIADTFIAMGWELVEGPEVETEQFNFDALNFPPDHPARSEQDTFYIAPEGSRQLLRTHTSPVQVRTLLVRDLPVYVVSIGRTFRTDELDATHTPVFHQIEGLAVDRGLSMAHLRGTLDAFARAEFGPEARTRLRPHFFPFTEPSGEVDVWFADKKGGAGWVEWGGCGMVNPNVLRAAGIDPEVYTGFAFGMGLERTLQVRNGIPDMRDMVEGDVRFSLPFGAGA; encoded by the coding sequence GTGGGTGATCAACCCGTCGATCCGTCGATCGTCTCGCCGGAGGCGCTGACCAAAGCCGTCAACGCCGCCCGGCAAGCCTTCGCGCTTGCCGGTGATCTCGACGCGCTGGCGCGCGCCAAGACCGAGCACCTCGGCGATCGCTCACCCCTGGCACTGGCTCGCCAAGCGCTGGCCTCGCTGCCCAAAGCCGAGCGCGCCGACGCCGGTCGGCGCGTCAACGCCGCCCGCGCCGACGCCCAACACAGCTACGACGAGCGGCTGGCCACGCTGCGCGCCGAGCGCGACGCGGCGGCTCTGGTGGCCGAGCGCATCGACGTGACCCTGCCGTCGACCCGGCAACCACCCGGCGCGCGCCACCCGATCACCCTCCTGGGCGAACACATCGCCGACACCTTCATCGCGATGGGCTGGGAACTGGTCGAGGGACCGGAGGTCGAGACCGAGCAGTTCAATTTCGACGCGTTGAACTTTCCACCCGACCACCCTGCCCGCAGCGAACAGGACACCTTCTATATCGCGCCGGAAGGCTCCCGCCAGCTGCTGCGTACCCATACTTCGCCGGTGCAGGTCCGCACCCTGCTCGTGCGCGACCTGCCGGTCTACGTCGTCTCGATCGGCCGCACGTTTCGCACCGATGAGCTCGACGCCACCCACACACCGGTGTTCCACCAGATCGAGGGCCTCGCGGTGGACCGGGGGCTATCGATGGCGCATCTGCGCGGAACCCTGGATGCATTCGCCCGGGCCGAGTTCGGGCCCGAGGCGCGCACCCGTTTGCGTCCGCACTTCTTCCCGTTCACCGAACCGTCGGGGGAGGTCGACGTGTGGTTCGCCGACAAAAAGGGCGGCGCCGGCTGGGTGGAGTGGGGCGGCTGCGGGATGGTCAATCCGAACGTCTTGCGCGCCGCCGGCATCGACCCCGAGGTCTACACCGGGTTCGCCTTCGGCATGGGGCTCGAACGCACGCTGCAGGTCCGCAACGGCATCCCCGACATGCGCGACATGGTCGAGGGCGACGTGCGGTTCTCGTTGCCGTTCGGGGCGGGGGCCTGA
- a CDS encoding rhomboid-like protein → MILGILSRMARVRITLSYAAALVAVSTALVVLGPRVQHQVILHVSTNLHNLARGKIGTLFGSAFVIDAAPMYIWLPGLVCLLALAELHWRSGRLTVAFLLGHVGATLVVAAGLVAAIEFGWLPLSISRASDVGVSYGAVAVLGALTTAIPRRWRPAWMGWWLAVALASAALGAEFTDAGHTVALLIGLALATRFGRPAHWTRVRYALLAVGAAFGFLLLAHTAVTVLTGLALGTLSALVAHTIARRRVTRKSLKTSALIAGEPVTQS, encoded by the coding sequence ATGATTCTTGGGATCTTGTCGCGGATGGCACGGGTTCGGATCACGCTCAGTTACGCGGCCGCCCTGGTCGCGGTCAGTACCGCGCTGGTGGTCCTCGGTCCCCGAGTGCAGCACCAAGTGATCCTGCACGTCAGCACCAACCTGCATAACTTGGCCCGCGGGAAAATCGGAACCCTGTTCGGCAGCGCGTTCGTCATCGACGCCGCCCCGATGTACATCTGGCTACCGGGCTTGGTGTGTCTGCTTGCGCTGGCGGAATTGCATTGGCGCAGTGGCCGGCTCACGGTCGCGTTTCTGCTCGGCCACGTCGGCGCGACCCTGGTGGTGGCGGCCGGGTTGGTCGCCGCGATCGAATTCGGCTGGCTGCCGCTGTCGATCAGCCGGGCCAGCGACGTCGGGGTCAGCTACGGCGCCGTCGCGGTCCTCGGCGCGTTGACCACCGCGATCCCGCGGCGCTGGCGGCCGGCCTGGATGGGCTGGTGGCTGGCGGTCGCGCTGGCGAGCGCTGCGCTGGGCGCCGAATTCACCGATGCCGGGCACACCGTCGCGCTGCTCATCGGGCTGGCGCTGGCCACTCGCTTCGGCCGGCCCGCCCACTGGACCCGGGTGCGGTATGCGCTGCTGGCGGTGGGCGCTGCATTCGGCTTCCTGTTGCTGGCGCACACCGCGGTGACCGTGCTGACCGGCTTGGCCCTCGGCACGCTGAGCGCCCTGGTCGCCCACACGATCGCGCGCCGGCGCGTGACGCGCAAGTCCCTGAAGACGTCTGCGCTAATCGCCGGGGAGCCCGTCACACAAAGTTGA
- a CDS encoding adenylate/guanylate cyclase domain-containing protein, which yields MLGKVELGPDPASGKPEQAATVSAARDSRRLSPVQWLRSGNENPKVVELLRRARRALPGDPEFGDPLSTAGDGGPRAAARAAGRVLGGAASREVGLGALQLWQALTEAVSRRPANPEVTLVFTDLVGFSEWSLNAGDDAALKLLRRAARAVEPPLLDAGGRIVKRMGDGIMAVFDNPVAALRGACAAEKALKSVHVDGYTPRMRLGIHTGHPRRVAADWLGVDVNIAARVMERATKGGIMVSGPALDKIPQSELDRLGVVAKRAHRPLFGGKPSGVPTDMVIYRIETSRELTGAGADDDTTRQA from the coding sequence ATGCTCGGCAAAGTGGAACTCGGGCCCGATCCGGCGTCCGGCAAGCCCGAGCAAGCGGCGACCGTGTCGGCTGCGCGCGACTCGCGACGGCTTTCGCCGGTGCAGTGGCTGCGCAGCGGGAACGAAAATCCGAAAGTAGTGGAATTGCTCCGCCGTGCCCGACGCGCCCTGCCGGGCGATCCCGAGTTCGGCGACCCCTTGTCCACCGCCGGTGACGGCGGTCCCCGTGCGGCCGCACGTGCAGCGGGTCGAGTACTCGGTGGTGCCGCATCCCGGGAGGTCGGCCTGGGCGCGCTTCAGCTGTGGCAGGCGTTGACCGAGGCGGTTTCTCGCCGGCCTGCCAATCCCGAGGTGACGCTGGTGTTCACCGACCTGGTGGGATTCTCGGAGTGGTCGCTGAACGCCGGCGATGATGCCGCCCTGAAGCTGTTGCGGCGGGCGGCGCGCGCCGTCGAGCCGCCACTGCTGGATGCCGGTGGACGCATTGTCAAACGTATGGGCGACGGCATCATGGCGGTGTTCGACAACCCGGTTGCCGCCTTGCGTGGCGCCTGCGCGGCAGAAAAAGCCCTCAAATCCGTTCACGTCGACGGCTATACACCACGGATGCGACTCGGCATCCACACCGGCCATCCGCGGCGCGTGGCCGCGGACTGGCTCGGTGTCGATGTCAACATCGCCGCGCGGGTCATGGAACGCGCGACCAAGGGCGGCATCATGGTGTCCGGTCCCGCGCTGGACAAGATTCCGCAATCCGAACTGGATCGGCTCGGCGTCGTCGCCAAACGCGCCCATCGACCGCTGTTCGGCGGCAAGCCCAGCGGTGTTCCCACCGACATGGTCATCTACCGCATTGAAACTTCGAGGGAACTGACAGGTGCCGGTGCAGACGACGACACCACTCGGCAGGCATAG
- a CDS encoding oxygenase MpaB family protein — MTATPTTSAKPLPRYFEGDPGGQAAPANAAPLGPDSLTWKYFGDLRTGMMGVWIGAIQNMYPELGAGVEEHSILLREPLQRVARSVYPIMGVVYDGDRAAQTAQQIKNYHRTIKGVDANGRRYHALNPETFYWAHATFFMLVIKVAEYFCGGLTEAEKRQLFDEHVQWYRMYGMSMRPVPRSWEEFQEYWDRVCRERLEINQATLDIFQMRIPKPKFVLMPTPLWDQLFKPWMAGQRWIAAGLFDPPVREKAGMRWTPGDEVLLRLFGKFVELAFMAVPDEIRLHPRALAAYRRAQGRIPPDAPLVEAPRFMAPPRDRRGLPMHYFPPRKTIIERAGSLVHTTFSLAGLRPAWGRGTAA, encoded by the coding sequence ATGACCGCCACACCAACGACGTCGGCCAAGCCCCTGCCCCGATACTTCGAGGGTGATCCGGGAGGCCAGGCTGCGCCCGCCAACGCCGCCCCGTTGGGGCCTGACTCGCTGACGTGGAAGTACTTCGGTGACCTGCGCACCGGGATGATGGGCGTGTGGATCGGGGCGATCCAGAACATGTACCCCGAGCTCGGCGCCGGTGTTGAGGAGCATTCGATCCTGCTGCGAGAACCGCTGCAGCGGGTGGCCCGCTCGGTGTACCCGATCATGGGCGTCGTCTACGACGGTGACCGTGCGGCCCAAACCGCCCAACAGATCAAGAACTACCACCGCACCATCAAAGGCGTCGACGCCAACGGCCGTCGTTACCACGCGCTAAACCCCGAGACCTTCTATTGGGCGCATGCCACGTTTTTCATGCTGGTGATCAAGGTCGCCGAATACTTTTGCGGCGGCCTGACCGAGGCCGAAAAGCGCCAGCTTTTCGACGAGCACGTGCAGTGGTACCGGATGTATGGGATGAGCATGCGGCCGGTGCCCCGGTCCTGGGAGGAATTCCAGGAGTACTGGGACCGGGTGTGTCGCGAGCGCTTGGAGATCAACCAGGCCACCCTCGACATCTTCCAGATGCGAATCCCCAAGCCGAAATTCGTGCTGATGCCCACCCCGCTGTGGGATCAGCTGTTCAAACCGTGGATGGCCGGCCAACGTTGGATCGCCGCCGGGCTGTTCGATCCGCCGGTGCGTGAGAAGGCCGGGATGCGCTGGACACCGGGAGACGAGGTGTTATTGCGGCTGTTCGGCAAGTTCGTGGAACTGGCGTTCATGGCCGTGCCCGACGAGATCCGGTTGCATCCGCGGGCGCTGGCCGCCTACCGCCGGGCGCAAGGCCGGATTCCGCCCGATGCGCCGCTGGTGGAAGCACCCCGGTTCATGGCGCCGCCGCGCGACCGCCGCGGCTTGCCGATGCATTACTTCCCGCCGCGCAAGACGATCATCGAGCGGGCGGGCTCGCTTGTGCACACCACGTTTTCGCTGGCTGGCCTGCGCCCGGCCTGGGGTCGCGGCACCGCGGCATGA
- a CDS encoding TrmH family RNA methyltransferase — MLTERSGRVVAAVKLHRHVRRRQARRFLAEGPNLVEAAFRRGLVREVFVTESAACRHAELLHTQGVPVHLVNERAAKALSETVTPAGLVAVCELPATRLEDVLASNPVLIAAAVEIGEPGNAGSLIRIADALGAAAVVLSGHSVDPYNSKCLRASAGSIFAIPVVVAPDARAAVAAMRNGGLQVLATTLDAPMSLEDAEPLLNRPTVWLFGAESRGLPAELAELADHRVRIPMSGGVQSLNVAAAAAICLYQSSRALR; from the coding sequence GTGCTCACCGAACGCTCGGGCCGGGTGGTCGCCGCGGTCAAACTTCACCGGCATGTCCGGCGACGCCAGGCGCGGCGCTTTCTCGCCGAAGGCCCCAACCTCGTCGAGGCCGCGTTCCGGCGGGGTTTGGTGCGAGAAGTTTTTGTGACCGAATCCGCGGCATGCCGACATGCCGAGTTGTTGCACACCCAGGGCGTACCCGTCCATCTGGTCAATGAGCGTGCTGCTAAAGCACTTTCGGAGACAGTGACTCCTGCAGGCCTGGTTGCGGTGTGCGAGCTGCCCGCCACCCGCTTGGAGGACGTGCTGGCCAGCAACCCTGTGCTGATCGCTGCCGCCGTCGAAATCGGTGAGCCCGGCAACGCAGGCTCGCTGATCCGCATCGCTGACGCGCTGGGCGCCGCGGCGGTTGTCCTGTCGGGGCACAGCGTCGACCCGTACAACAGCAAGTGTTTACGCGCCTCCGCGGGCAGCATCTTCGCGATCCCGGTCGTGGTCGCACCGGATGCTCGCGCGGCCGTCGCGGCAATGCGCAACGGGGGCCTGCAGGTGTTGGCGACCACACTGGACGCGCCGATGAGCCTCGAGGATGCCGAACCGCTGCTGAACCGGCCGACGGTGTGGCTGTTCGGAGCCGAATCGCGTGGCCTGCCGGCCGAGCTCGCCGAGTTGGCTGACCACCGGGTCCGCATCCCAATGTCCGGCGGCGTACAGAGCCTCAACGTGGCTGCGGCAGCAGCGATTTGCCTGTACCAGAGTTCACGCGCGCTGCGCTGA
- the rplT gene encoding 50S ribosomal protein L20 produces the protein MARVKRAVNAHKKRRTVLKASRGYRGQRSRLYRKAKEQQLHSLNYAFRDRRARKGEFRKLWISRINAAARANDITYNRLIQGLKAAGVEVDRKNLADIAVTDPAAFTALVDVARAALPDNVNAPSGEAA, from the coding sequence ATGGCACGCGTGAAGCGGGCAGTCAACGCCCACAAGAAGCGGCGCACCGTCTTGAAGGCTTCGCGAGGCTATCGCGGCCAGCGGTCTCGGCTTTACCGTAAAGCCAAAGAGCAGCAACTGCATTCGCTGAACTATGCGTTCCGCGACCGACGGGCCCGTAAGGGCGAGTTCCGCAAGCTGTGGATCTCGCGGATCAACGCCGCAGCGCGTGCTAACGACATCACCTACAACCGGCTCATCCAGGGCCTTAAAGCGGCCGGCGTCGAAGTGGACCGCAAGAACCTCGCCGACATCGCGGTGACTGATCCCGCGGCGTTCACCGCCTTGGTCGATGTCGCACGGGCGGCGCTGCCGGACAACGTCAACGCGCCTTCGGGAGAAGCAGCCTGA
- the rpmI gene encoding 50S ribosomal protein L35: MPKAKTHSGASKRFRRTGTGKLVRQHANRRHLFEHKPTTRTRRLEGRTAVSTVDTKRVKSMLNG, encoded by the coding sequence ATGCCCAAAGCAAAGACCCACAGCGGGGCTTCGAAGCGGTTCCGGCGCACCGGAACCGGCAAACTCGTGCGCCAGCACGCCAACCGGCGGCATCTGTTCGAGCACAAGCCCACCACCCGGACGCGACGGCTGGAAGGTCGCACCGCGGTGTCGACGGTCGACACCAAGCGGGTCAAGTCGATGCTGAACGGCTGA